The Thermomicrobiales bacterium genome includes a window with the following:
- a CDS encoding ABC transporter permease subunit: protein DAAKIDGASTVKILWQIVVPNIKPAIAVVTILSFLGAWNQYLWPLLILNDFEAKTLSTGMQFFTNNVESAQMWGPMMVTAAVAIIPPFIVYLVAQKQIIETFVNSGMKG, encoded by the coding sequence CGATGCGGCCAAGATCGACGGGGCTTCTACGGTCAAGATACTTTGGCAAATCGTGGTTCCCAACATCAAGCCCGCGATAGCCGTGGTGACCATTCTCTCGTTTCTGGGCGCCTGGAACCAATACCTCTGGCCATTGCTCATCCTGAACGATTTCGAAGCCAAGACGCTCTCGACCGGCATGCAGTTCTTTACGAACAATGTCGAGTCAGCACAAATGTGGGGACCGATGATGGTCACCGCTGCTGTGGCAATTATTCCCCCCTTCATCGTCTACCTGGTTGCGCAGAAACAGATCATCGAGACGTTCGTGAACTCGGGCATGAAGGGGTAG